The Penaeus vannamei isolate JL-2024 chromosome 4, ASM4276789v1, whole genome shotgun sequence genome segment GCCTTCCTCTTGGCCGCCTCCATCGCGCTCAAGGTTCGCCTCGGCGCTCGATGCCGGCGCTGGCTCGGGGCTTCGGGCTCCGTGCTTTGGCTGGTTTAgaggattatatatgtataaataggtttaaatatatatatatatatatatatatatatatatatatatatatatatatatatatatatatatatctgtgtgtgtgtgtgtgagtgtgtggtgtgtgtgtatatatatgtatgttcacatatatatgtgtatatatatatgtatatatatatatatatatatatatatatatatatatatatatatgtgtgtatatatatatatatatatatatatatatttatatatatatatatatacatttatatatatatatatatttatatatatatgttcatatatatatatatatatttatacatatatatatatataaacatatatatatatatatatatatatatatatatatatatatatatatatatatatacatatatatatatgtgtgtgtgtgtgtgtgtgtgtgtgtgtgtgtgtgtgtgtgtgtgtgtgtgtgtgtgtgtgtgtgtgtatatatatatatatatatatatatatatatatatatatatatatatatatatatatatatatatatatatatatatatataaatgtgtgtgtgtgtgtgtgtgtgtctgtgtgtgtgtgtgtgtgtgtgtgtgtatatatatatatatatatatatatatatatatatatatatatatatatatatatatatatatatatatatatatatatatatatatatatatggaattctgtttttttatatatactttttggcAAAGAaaattttcttgcttttctttatgTTCAAATGCCTATGATCAATCAAGACGTTCTAAATCCTTTACCCTAGTCTTCTCATAAGCTACTTGTGATTCGAAACACAAAGTTTTCATGCTATTTTATCTATCCAACTCGTTTATCTTTCACCGCCACAGCAGCCATTCTCACCCCATGCTGCATTAAGTCCCCCAGCCATTTCACCGtcgatctccccctcctccccccagggcGCAGTGTTCATCGGGGTCATCATCGCCGGGGCGCTCGACGGGGGGACGCTGGTCAAGAAGCGCTCCGTCCGCCAGATCTCCGAGATCGAGTCCGAACTCCTGTCCACCATCAGCCAGCTGGACACTCACGGGTGTCTCATGAAGATGCTGTGTATCCTGCAGACGGAATCCCCGGAGTCTCGCATGCCCGAGGAGAATGTCCTGGTTGACCTTTTGTCCCGCAGCGTCTTGACCTTCTCGAACGAGGTCAACGCGACGGTTCTTTACCCAAACGAAGAGGGAGGTGTTCCGAGCCACAGCGCTGAGGACTGTGATGGGTTCTTTAGCATGTGTCCTtacgagagagagatactgaaagGACTTTTTCGCCAGGTCTTTGGCTGCGGGATGCCCTCCTtgtaaagtgaggagagagagggattgacggagagagggaggaagggaaagggagacagagaaacaggtgcatggagggagagcgaaagactaatagatagaagcagagagagagagagagaattcgagacagaaagacagacttacaaacagggagacagactgacaaacagggagacagactgacaaacagggagacagactgacaaacagggagacagactgacaaacagggagacagactgacaaacagagagatagactgacagacagagacagagagaatacatGAATCATATTTCACGACAACTTTACTTTGCATGGTCTCATCATGTTAACTCACCTGAAAATCAACTTCGCCAATAGCATTTTATTTCGTTCCTTTCACTGAGGAGTCATTCAATGAATTAGCTTTACTTTGTAAGCTTACAAAAAcagaattaccatcattattgttagcattatcatgattattattaatatatcaacatcattaatcttatcatcaatattgctatattataatttttatcaataatattggtattgttgttattattttcgtcatcaatattatcattgttattatctttatcatcaatattgttattgttgttattattattatcatcattattgttattgttgttattattttcatcattaatattgttattgttgttattatttttatcatcaatattgctattgttgttattatttttatcatcaatattgctattgttgttattatttttatcatcaatattgatattgttaatatttttgtcatcaatattgctaatgttgttattattgttactgttaccttTACTATTAACATTGGCCTTGAAAATGTTGTGTTCATCATATCTTTGTTGTCCATCATCATGTCCATCAagttacatttatttctttaccttttaaatcactcatttcatatttttaaagttcttaacattttgtttttgtcttttagtgtgtgtgaattcatgttTTACCTTTTCGTTTTGTGCCGATTTTATAATGCACAAAATTTTGTGTATGTCTgcaagtgcatatgtgtgtttctgtgttttatatgaatgtgcatatatgtatatttatatatatatatatatatatatatatatatatatatatatatatatatatatatatatatatatatatatatatatatatatatatacactaaatgcatacatatatatatatatatatatatatatatatatatatatatatatatatatatatatatatatatatatatatatatataatacatacatacacacatatgtatgcataatgtatttatgtctgtgtgtgtgtatgtgtgtgtgtgtgtgtgtgtttgtgtgtgtgtgcgtgtgtgtttgtttgcgtgtgtgtgttcattccgCATGCGATAAGATTGCATTAGTGTTTACACCAAAGGCTTTCTTTGTGCTTTCTGTTTTCAACGGATCACAGATCTCTGTTAAcattcattccccttcctttacaTCTCATTTTGATCCAgacatttttttctcaattctaCTCTTTTAATTAACGCCCTTTTCGTTATTTCACCTATTCGTTATCAATACCTGTTAAATCATACAGTGTATCTACAGTGTATGACATCTCGGTGTCAAACCTATACTACCTCTTGTAGAATTATTAATACTTCCGTACTTCATTACTAGATTCTGAAGTAGatattatatcaaaatataacaagtatatatatatatatatatatatatatatatatatatatatatatatatatatatattgcatcgtAGTACTCATTTTCATACATTCCATATTTATCGAGAACATTGTCATGCAAACATATGTCGCTATTTATTAGTAGTGTATTTATTTCATCATCTATCTTTTTCatatactatttattatcataacattaattAGCTTTTTTGTTTAGTTCTCTTGTTACATTAATTTCAAACACAGTTGTGATATTACATAACGATGTGAGGTATttaaagacataaataaacagcCAAAACATTATATTACCTATTTAAGGTTTCTTTCCTCTACCCTACTTctgattaaaagaataaaaaggaattatagtaatattctattcacttatctatggGCGTGGATGTATgcctgtattgtgtgtgtatatatatatatatatatatatatatatatatatatatatatatatatatatatatatatatatgtttatatatatatacatttatatatatatatatatatatatatatatatatatatatatatatatatatatatatatatatatatatgtctatatatacatatacatttatatatatatatatatatatatatagacatatatatatatatatatatatatatatatatatatatatatagagatatatatatatatatatatatatatatatatatatatatatatatatatatatatacatacacacaaacacacacactcacacacacacacacaaacacacacacacacacacacacacacacacacacacacacacacacacacacacacacacacacacacacacacacacacacacacacacgcacacgcatgtccacacacacacacacacacacacatatatatatgtatatatatttatatatatatatacacattatatatatgtatatatatacatatatattcatatatacacatatacatatatatatatatatatatatacatatatatatatatttatataaatatatatatatatatatatatatatatatatatatatatatatacatacacacaaacacacacactctcacacacacacacacacacacacacacacacacacacacacacacacacacacacacacacacacacgcacacacacacacacacacaaacacacaaacctccaaacacacacacacacacatacacacaaacatacgcacaaacctccaaacacacacacacacacaaacctccaaacacacacacacacacacacacatacacatacatatatatatatatatatatatatatatatatatatatatatatatatatatatatatatatgtatatatatatgtatatatataaaatatatatatacatatatatatatatatatatatatatatatatatatatatatcaaacatatatacatatgtatatatatataatatatatatacatatatatatacatatataaatgatatatatatacagatatatatatatatatacatatatacatatatatatacatatattatataaatatatacatatatatatatatacatatatatatatatatatatatatatatatatatacatatatataaatatatatatatacatatatatatatgaatatatatatatatatatatatatatatatatatatatatataatatatatatacatatacatatatacatatacatatatacatatacatatatatatatatatatatatatatatatatatatatatatatatatatatacatatacatatacatatacatatacatatacatatacatatacatatacatatacatttacatatacatatacatatacatatacatatacatatatacacatgtacacacacacacacatatatatatatatatatatatatatatatatatatatatatatatatatatatatatatatatatatatatatatatacctatttatatctatatctatatatataaatatatatatatatataattatatatatatgtatatatatatatatatatatatatatatatatatatatatatatatatatatatatatatatatatatatatatatatatacatacatatacatatacatgtacatggaaacacagacacacacacaaacacacacacacacacacacttatatatctatacctatatctatacctatatctatatccatctatctctctctctctctctctctctctctctctctctctctctctctctctctctctctctctctctctctctctctctctctctctctctctctctctctccctccctctccctccctctccctccctctctctctctctctctctctctctctctctccctccctctctctctctctctctctctctctctctctctctctctctctctctctctctctctctctctctatatatatatatatatatatatatatttatatatatatatatatatatagatatataaatatatatatatgtatatatatatacatatatatgtatgtatgtatatatatatatatatatatatgtatatatatatatatgtatatatatgtgtatatatatatatatatatatatatatatatatatatatatatatatatatatgtatatatataaatatatatgtatatagataaatatatatatatgtatatgaatatgtatatatatatatatatatatatatatatatatatatatatatatatatatatatatatatatatatatatatatatatatatatatatatatatatatatgtatgtatgtatatacatatacatatgtgtgtgtgtgtatttgtgtttgtgtgtatgtgtgtgtgtgtgtgtgtgtgcatgtatgtatgtatatatatacatatgtacatataaatatatatatatatatatatatatgtatatatgtatatgtatatatgtatatacataaatagatagatagatatatagatatatat includes the following:
- the LOC113800069 gene encoding uncharacterized protein, with the protein product MPLRLTVPFPKDSSPFLSLQMRRLLLLACAASFAVLHSGAVLIIPLEKDFLPLFPTNLVAGATGAALAFPMGAFLLAASIALKGAVFIGVIIAGALDGGTLVKKRSVRQISEIESELLSTISQLDTHGCLMKMLCILQTESPESRMPEENVLVDLLSRSVLTFSNEVNATVLYPNEEGGVPSHSAEDCDGFFSMCPYEREILKGLFRQVFGCGMPSL